In Luteipulveratus mongoliensis, the DNA window CGAGCTCCGAGCCGGGAATCGAGATGGCGGAGCGACCGAGGCCGAACGTCTCCTTGGCGAACAGGTGCCAGCTGATTGCGGTCTCTGTGGCGGGAATGCGGGACCCGCGCGGGATGGCGATATCGAGGGCGTTCGGGATCGCGTCGGTGAGATCGTGGTGGGCCAGCGCCGACGCCAGGCAGATGGTCGCATCGGGACGGCGCGTCGCCGCCTCGATCCAGTCCCAGTCTGCGGCCGACGCATCGGCGGGTCGGTAGATGCCGCGTGCGATCCGCTCGTACTTCCCGGACTGAGCCGCGCGGTAGAGGCCGCTCCGCGACATGCCCAGGTCCCGCGCCTGCCTCGGGCGCAGCGTCCCCATCTTCATAGGCTCAGCTCCTCCTGACTCAAATCGTATGCAGATAA includes these proteins:
- a CDS encoding type IV toxin-antitoxin system AbiEi family antitoxin domain-containing protein; this translates as MKMGTLRPRQARDLGMSRSGLYRAAQSGKYERIARGIYRPADASAADWDWIEAATRRPDATICLASALAHHDLTDAIPNALDIAIPRGSRIPATETAISWHLFAKETFGLGRSAISIPGSELDIGIYSPERCIADAFRLRGDLGYELGRDALREWLRRGGKPAALMAIATRLPRARGPLLQALEVLT